CGGCGCTGCGCGTCGCTTCGCTGCGGATGTCGTCGGCCATCTTGCGCGCCTGTTCTTCGATGCGCTGGCACTGCAGGGCGCTTTCGGCTTTCAGATCGGCCGTCAACTGGGCGATCTGGGCGTCGGCGTCGGCCAGCTGCTGCCGGCAGGCTGCAAAACGCCGCTCGGCGCTGGCCTGCATCTGGCGGGCCTGTTCGAGGGCCTCGGCGACCCGCTGCCGACGGGCGGAAAGAGCCCGTTTCAAGGGACCGCGCAGCAAAAAGTACAGGGCCCCGAAGGTGATGCCGAAATCGAGCAGCCGGTA
This DNA window, taken from Syntrophotalea carbinolica DSM 2380, encodes the following:
- a CDS encoding ATP synthase F0 subunit B produces the protein MSRHSRRMRILCLCATTLLMAGSALASEAGGHADGQLKDFLYRLLDFGITFGALYFLLRGPLKRALSARRQRVAEALEQARQMQASAERRFAACRQQLADADAQIAQLTADLKAESALQCQRIEEQARKMADDIRSEATRSAAREIEAARKQLHQEAVRLAMELAEQRLKQQIAPQDQARLVDEYLRKTGE